From Parasteatoda tepidariorum isolate YZ-2023 chromosome 1, CAS_Ptep_4.0, whole genome shotgun sequence, one genomic window encodes:
- the LOC107441630 gene encoding uncharacterized protein: protein MPVAIETVIIIIVVVSFAVLSAVIFALYWLWRLLQEDRRCNRLNGSSYHPEWRYPSSISQMEDGTQRALLGSRRTRNPRINRRQEVCVDERSRRRGKATRCTECQPARTTTSGMQTMPVTSVPSVHSSVHATIHHSSVPVIPAIHLSVPTTTAIPTIHSSVTTSIPHAPEVIVLDGTEPPPPYEAIAR from the exons ATGCCCGTGGCCATCGAAACGGTCATCATAATCATAGTAGTGGTCAGTTTTGCCGTTTTGTCAGCTGTCATCTTTGCTCTATATTggtt ATGGCGTTTGTTGCAAGAAGATCGTCGATGCAACAGGCTTAATGGCTCTTCATATCACCCAGAATGGCGGTATCCATCCTCCATAAGTCAAATGGAGGATGGAACTCAGAGAGCCCTTCTCGGGTCTCGCAGGACGCGAAATCCTCGAATAAATCGAAGACAGGAAGTTTGCGTTGACGAAAGAAGTCGCAGAAGGGGGAAAGCGACACGATGTACCGAATGTCAACCTGCACGAACCACAACATCAGGAATGCAGACGATGCCAGTAACAAGCGTTCCCTCCGTCCACTCATCAGTACATGCAACGATCCATCATTCATCAGTACCAGTCATTCCTGCCATCCATTTATCAGTACCAACAACAACTGCCATCCCCACTATTCACTCATCTGTAACAACAAGCATCCCTCATGCCCCAGAAGTTATTGTTTTAGAT GGAACAGAACCGCCTCCACCTTATGAAGCAATAGCAAGATAG
- the LOC107441631 gene encoding UDP-N-acetylglucosamine transferase subunit ALG13, which translates to MSVFVTVGSTSFDNLIKVATSENVLHVLKSKGFNKVVLQIGRGTVLPEKSSILEIEWFKYKDSLADDIKSASLVIGHAGAGTILESLIEQKPLITVFNETLMNNHQSELAEQMEKDGFLISCSTDKLLKTLENFDSKKLKTYMSDQNRFPAFLHEIMGFR; encoded by the coding sequence ATGTCCGTTTTTGTGACAGTGGGTTCAACTTCATTTGATAACCTCATAAAAGTTGCCACCTCCGAAAATGTTCTCCATGTCTTAAAAAGCAAAGGCTTCAACAAAGTTGTTCTTCAGATAGGGCGTGGAACAGTCCTTCCCGAAAAAAGCAGCATCTTAGAAAtcgaatggtttaaatataaagatagcCTAGCAGATGATATTAAATCAGCGTCGTTAGTGATTGGACATGCAGGTGCGGGTACGATTTTAGAATCCCTGATAGAACAGAAACCATTAATTACCGTATTTAACGAAACGTTGATGAATAACCACCAGAGTGAGCTGGCAGAGCAAATGGAAAAAGATGGCTTCTTAATATCTTGTTCCACTGATAAGTTGCTCAAAACTCTAGAGAACTTTGACTCTAAGAAACTAAAGACATATATGTCAGACCAGAATAGATTTCCTgcatttttacatgaaataatgGGATTTAGATGA